From the genome of Lotus japonicus ecotype B-129 chromosome 6, LjGifu_v1.2, one region includes:
- the LOC130723977 gene encoding homeobox-DDT domain protein RLT1-like isoform X3: protein MSSNGPGSEAGGSGKEMEIGPGGEKAPFQAMARTFPEYSFLPTHQPGIRSDAFGQLSQPHLYSPMEGPTRTPSFPPGNEHLPRIHATQSHSSRVKEEHDAYTQSQSSRVRLSSPQEKQGFSYPSPPRDSNVAPKREPPTNMADTGMNSNFSDHPIVGQENPGGEVSHNDSILRMEKKRKADDTKGSRDVEASEMKTRKELEKQDNLRRKNEERLRKEMEKQDRERRKEEERQMRERQREEERSKREQRREVERKEKFLQKESLRAEKRRQKEELRKEKEAERRKAALEKANARRIAKESMELIEDEQLELMELAAASKGFSSIIHIDLNTLQNLESFRDSLCVFPPTSVKLKKPFAVQPWSNSEQNVGNLLMAWRFLITFADVLELWPFTLDEFVQAFHDYDSRLLGEVHVALLKVIIKDIEDVARTPSTGLGTNQNGAANPGGGHPEIVEGAYAWGFDIRNWQKNLNQLTWPEIFRQLALSAGFGPQLKKRSITWSYANDKDEGRNSEDIISKLRNGSAAESAVAKMQEKGLLAPRRSRHRLTPGTVKFAAFHVLSLEGSKGLTVLELAEKIQKSGLRDLTTSKTPEASISVALTRDTKLFERIAPSTYRVRSAYRKDPADSESILSEARKKIQIFENGFLAGEDAEDVEREEESESDEADEDLEDGDLVIPSSANQKSEQYDDTNICPSNGKENLGHDVDLIQNEFDTDLPCFPENGSKGADCPSSVTGQPIASEGLNTGNLDEDNMEIDESKSGESWVQGLTDGEYSDLGVEERLNALVALVGLANEGNSIRVVLEDRLEAANALKKQMWADAQTDKVRLKDDNISKSDLASHIGNKVEAQYTYPAVESNQSPLLDININNINNEASPGTADKQKGASIAQSLPSEKSSLVQDFCPGTGPDNPQIQVPVQCSKRSRSQLKSYIAHKAEETCVYRSLPLGQDRRRNRYWQFAASASSNDPGSGRIFVEQHDGNWRLIDSGEAFDNLLTSLDSRGIRESHLHLMLQKIEKSFKENVLKNTPIIGGSDEVSIEKEAKETHLIPDRHDSSSSALHGLNPDISETSLSFKIELAKSESEKKAALRRYQDFQKWMWKECYNSSILCATKYGIKRCKALVDICDICLDPYFVEDSHCNSCHRTFSSNIGFNFSKHAFQCGDELSKDICILENSLPLRTRLLKVLLACMEASVLSEGFGTNWTNDIRKQWGVKLSKSSSVEELWQILVIFERALRRDFLSSNFSTTDELLGSTSISQSSAHATTDPESVAVLPWVPQTTAALSLRLFEFDSSISYVKLEKVEPCEEKDGNVCTKLPSRYTPFKSNREIEPAEFDSVELPRDKSAPNKIARGGYKRGRGTSDQGRGKKLAKRMYNSKRGTGRRNAVVTDNLSQKLKHLGRTQGQSGGRGRRTVRKRRVEKRAVEDLLVGHTAASHSFKSGGEPLRSLDEEWNGEKASPMTPVHIGVPEISNSAEEVESDENAQAVEYDQGNWEISYNGVPSNRWIREDLVGMSDEDVDAFEDDNVIEENEEEDLEGDVMSDDGSDGMANRVANGGVSDSEDSSD from the exons ATGTCTTCTAATGGTCCTGGTTCTGAGGCTGGTGGGAGTGGTAAGGAGATGGAGATTGGTCCTGGTGGAGAAAAA GCTCCATTCCAGGCAATGGCAAGGACATTCCCTGAATACTCATTTCTTCCAACGCACCAGCCTGGCATTAGATCTGATGCTTTTGGGCAATTGAGCCAACCTCATTTGTATAGTCCAATGGAGGGTCCTACCAGAACTCCTTCTTTTCCCCCCGGAAATGAACATCTACCCAGAATTCATGCTACTCAAAGTCATTCTTCTCGTGTGAAAGAGGAACATGATGCATATACCCAAAGTCAGTCTTCTCGTGTTCGCCTTTCGTCTCCACAGGAGAAGCAAGGGTTTTCCTATCCATCTCCTCCTCGTGACAGCAATGTTGCCCCTAAAAGGGAACCTCCCACGAACATGGCTGACACTGGAATGAACTCCAACTTTAGTGATCACCCAATTGTTGGACAAGAAAATCCTGGTGGAGAAGTTTCCCATAATGATTCAATATTGCGGATGGAGAAGAAACGAAAG GCTGATGATACCAAAGGTTCAAGGGACGTTGAAGCGTCTGAAATGAAGACGCGGAAGGAGCTTGAGAAACAAGATAACCTTAGACGCAAG AACGAAGAGCGGTTGAGGAAAGAAATGGAAAAACAAGACCGTGAAagaaggaaggaagaagagagaCAGATGCGTGAGAGACAGCGAGAAGAGGAAAGATCTAAGCGTGAACAGAGACGCGAGGTGGAGCGAAAGGAAAAGTTTTTGCAGAAAGAAAGTTTGAGA GCTGAGAAAAGGAGGCAAAAAGAAGAGCTTCGCAAAGAGAAAGAGGCAGAGAGAAGGAAAGCTGCCCTTGAAAAAGCAAATGCTCGTAGAATAGCTAAAGAGTCCATGGAGCTTATTGAGGATGAGCAGCTGGAATTGATGGAGTTGGCTGCCGCAAGCAAGGGATTTTCCTCTATTATCCACATTGATCTTAATACTTTGCAAAACCTTGAATCATTTAGGG ATTCATTGTGTGTTTTCCCACCTACGAGTGTAAAGCTAAAAAAACCATTTGCTGTCCAACCTTGGTCCAACTCAGAACAAAATGTTGGTAACCTTCTCATG GCTTGGAGATTCTTGATTACATTTGCTGATGTTCTTGAGTTATGGCCTTTTACTCTTGATGAGTTTGTACAAGCATTTCATGACTAT GATTCAAGATTGTTGGGTGAGGTGCATGTTGCTCTTCTTAAAGTGATAATAAAAGATATTGAAGATGTTGCAAGGACGCCTTCTACTGGATTAGGAACGAATCAGAATGGAGCTGCTAATCCTGGTGGTGGCCATCCAGAGATTGTGGAAGGA GCATATGCATGGGGCTTTGACATAAGAAATTGGCAGAAGAACTTGAATCAATTGACATGGCCAGAGATTTTCCGACAGTTAGCACTATCTGCAGGATTTGGACCGCAGCTGAAGAAAAGAAGTATTACGTGGTCATATGCAAATGATAAAGATGAG GGAAGAAATAGTGAAGACATCATTTCTAAACTTCGTAATGGTTCAGCAGCTGAAAGTGCAGTAGCAAAAATGCAAGAGAAAGGTCTATTAGCTCCTCGAAGATCGAGGCACCGCTTAACTCCTGGAACAGTTAAATTTGCAGCATTTCACGTTCTCTCACTGGAGGGTAGCAAGGGTTTGACAGTACTAGAGCTCGCAGAAAAAATTCAG AAATCTGGTCTCCGGGACCTGACAACCAGCAAGACACCTGAAGCATCAATTTCTGTTGCTTTGACCAGAGATACTAAGCTTTTTGAAAGAATAGCTCCATCAACGTATCGTGTACGATCCGCATATAGAAAGGATCCTGCTGATTCTGAATCCATTCTTTCAGAAGCAAGAAAGAAAATTCAGATATTTGAAAATGGTTTTCTAGCTGGTGAAGATGCCGAGGACGTTGAAAGAGAAGAGGAGTCAGAAAGTGATGAAGCTGATGAGGATCTTGAAGACGGTGATTTAGTAATTCCCTCTAGTGCAAACCAAAAATCAGAACAGTATGATGACACAAACATTTGCCCATcaaatggaaaagaaaatttGGGACATGATGTAGATCTTATTCAAAATGAATTTGATACAGATCTGCCTTGTTTTCCTGAGAATGGTTCCAAGGGTGCTGATTGTCCTAGTTCTGTCACTGGACAACCTATTGCTAGCGAAGGTTTAAATACAGGGAATCTTGATGAGGATAATATGGAAATTGATGAAAGCAAATCGGGAGAATCCTGGGTTCAAGGGCTTACCGATGGAGAATATTCTGATCTCGGTGTAGAAGAGCGTCTCAATGCTCTTGTTGCATTGGTTGGTCTGGCCAATGAAGGAAATTCAATCCGTGTTGTTCTTGAG GATCGATTGGAAGCAGCAAATGCTCTGAAGAAGCAAATGTGGGCAGATGCACAGACAGATAAAGTTCGTTTGAAAGATGATAATATTAGTAAATCAGATTTGGCATCACATATTGGGAATAAAGTTGAAGCGCAATATACATATCCTGCGGTGGAGAGCAACCAAAGCCCATTGCTTGACATTAATATTAACAATATTAACAATGAAGCGTCTCCTGGCACTGCAGACAAGCAGAAAGGAGCTTCCATTGCACAGAGCCTACCTAGTGAAAAGTCCTCATTAGTTCAAGATTTCTGCCCAGGCACAGGTCCAGACAACCCTCAGATTCAGGTACCTGTGCAATGTTCAAAAAGGTCGCGTTCGCAGTTGAAATCCTATATTGCCCACAAAGCAGAGGAGACGTGTGTCTACAGGTCTCTACCCCTTGGCCAAGATCGCAGACGTAATAGATACTGGCAGTTTGCTGCATCTGCTTCTAGCAACGATCCTGGTTCTGGCAGGATCTTCGTTGAACAGCATGATGGCAATTGGAGGCTTATTGACTCTGGAGAG GCCTTTGACAATCTTTTGACATCTTTAGATTCACGTGGGATTAGGGAATCACACTTGCACTTGATGTTGCAAAAGATTGAGAAGTCCTTTAAAGAAAATGTACTAAAAAATACACCCATAATTGGAGGCAGCGATGAAGTTTCGATTGAAAAGGAAGCTAAAGAAACACATCTCATCCCTGATCGCCATGACAGTTCTAGCAGTGCACTTCATGGCCTGAACCCTGATATATCTGAAACTTCTTTATCCTTCAAAATTGAGCTAGCCAAAAGTGAGAGTGAGAAGAAAGCTGCCTTGAGAAGGTATCAAGATTTTCAAAAGTGGATGTGGAAAGAGTGCTATAATTCATCAATTTTATGTGCAACGAAATATGGTATAAAGAGATGCAAAGCTCTGGTGGACATTTGTGATATCTGCCTCGATCCTTATTTTGTTGAAGATTCCCATTGCAATTCCTGCCACAGGACTTTTTCCTCAAATATTggatttaatttttcaaaacatGCATTTCAATGTGGAGACGAGTTATCCAAAGATATTTGTATTTTGGAAAATTCGCTCCCACTGCGTACAAGATTGCTTAAGGTCTTGTTGGCTTGTATGGAG GCATCTGTTCTCTCTGAAGGATTTGGAACAAATTGGACTAACGATATTAGGAAGCAATGGGGTGTGAAGTTGAGTAAATCGTCTTCTGTTGAGGAACTTTGGCAG ATATTGGTCATATTTGAAAGAGCACTACGGCGTGATTTTCTGTCTTCAAACTTCTCAACAACAGATGAATTGTTGGGATCGACAAGCATATCACAAAGTTCTGCACATGCCACTACTGATCCTGAATCAGTCGCTGTACTTCCATGGGTTCCACAAACCACTGCAGCTTTGTCTCTCAGACTCTTTGAGTTTGATTCATCCATCAGCTACGTGAAGCTTGAGAAAGTTGAGCCTTGTGAGGAAAAAGATGGGAACGTATGCACA AAGCTTCCATCAAGATATACTCCCTTCAAATCTAATAGGGAGATTGAACCAGCAGAATTTGACAGTGTTGAACTTCCTAGAGATAAATCTGCTCCTAATAAAATTGCACGAGGTGGGTATAAACGTGGACGAGGGACTAGTGATCAAGGACGGGGTAAAAAGCTGGCTAAAAGAATGTACAATTCCAAACGAGGTACTGGCCGCCGAAATGCTGTGGTCACTGACAATCTAAGTCAGAAATTAAAACATCTGGGACGAACACAAGGACAAAGTGGTGGACGAGGTCGCCGAACAGTCAGGAAACgaagagtagagaagagagctGTTGAAGATTTGTTAGTAGGCCACACAGCCGCCAGTCATAGCTTCAAGAGTGGTGGAGAACCATTGAGAAGCTTGGATGAAGAATGGAATGGAGAAAAGGCAAGTCCCATGACTCCTGTGCACATTGGGGTTCCTGAGATTAGTAACAGTGCTGAGGAAGTGGAATCTGATGAAAATGCTCAAGCAGTGGAATATGATCAAGGGAACTGGGAGATAAGTTATAATGGTGTCCCCTCTAACAGATGGATTAGGGAGGATTTGGTTGGAATGAGTGATGAGGATGTGGATGCTTTTGAAGATGACAATGTCATtgaagagaatgaggaggaggatTTGGAAGGAGATGTTATGAGTGATGATGGTTCAGATGGCATGGCAAATAGAGTAGCAAATGGAGGAGTTTCAGATTCTGAAGATTCTTCTGATTAG